One part of the Solidesulfovibrio sp. genome encodes these proteins:
- a CDS encoding YchJ family protein yields the protein MTEQPCPCGSGRPLAACCGPCLAGAMAAPTAEALMRSRYAAYARGDMAYLEKTLLPKKRAGFSPEATRAFCADVVWTGLDVVRTEAGGPDDETGLVEFTARYVKAGEPMELREVSRFKQRGGRWFYVDGLTGGDAAPADTDRGPGQVGRNSPCPCGSGKKYKRCCGG from the coding sequence ATGACCGAACAACCCTGCCCCTGCGGCTCGGGCCGCCCGCTGGCCGCCTGCTGCGGCCCCTGCCTGGCCGGCGCCATGGCGGCGCCCACGGCCGAGGCCCTCATGCGCTCGCGCTACGCCGCCTACGCCCGCGGCGACATGGCCTATCTGGAAAAGACCCTGCTGCCCAAAAAACGTGCCGGGTTTTCCCCGGAAGCCACCCGGGCCTTTTGCGCCGACGTCGTCTGGACGGGGCTGGACGTGGTGCGCACCGAGGCCGGCGGGCCGGACGACGAGACGGGCCTGGTGGAATTCACCGCCCGTTACGTCAAGGCCGGCGAGCCCATGGAACTGCGCGAGGTGAGCCGGTTCAAGCAAAGGGGCGGCCGCTGGTTCTACGTGGACGGCCTGACGGGCGGCGACGCCGCACCGGCGGACACGGACCGCGGGCCGGGCCAGGTCGGCCGCAACAGCCCCTGCCCCTGCGGCAGCGGCAAGAAATACAAGCGCTGCTGCGGCGGCTAG
- a CDS encoding glutamine synthetase family protein, which yields MAVFHCKNADDVLRAVKDYNVSFIQFWFIDVLGVLKSFQITPRELENAFEEGMGFDGSSITGFTKIQESDMVAFPDPTTFQLVAWRPSDRPVARLFCDVKNPDGTPFAADSRYVLKRLLKKAADMGFTYYVGPELEFFLFANSSQPQILDRGGYFDAPPRDLANDVRRDINFALESMGVAVEYSHHEVAPSQHEIDLRYQEGLIMADYAQTYRVVVKEIARKHGCYATFMPKPLFGENGSGMHCHQSLFRGSKNAFYDASDAYHLSGEAKSYIAGLLRHAPEFALVTNQWVNSYKRLVPGYEAPVYIAWARRNRSSLVRVPMYKPGKEAATRIELRSPDPACNLYLCFAAMLGAGLKGIEEGYELAPPIEENIFKMTEEEMAAKGIASLPGSLREAVDNLEKSELMREILGDHLHTALLDNKKAEWDAYRTQVTEWEIERYLPIL from the coding sequence ATGGCGGTATTTCACTGCAAAAACGCGGACGACGTGTTGCGGGCCGTGAAGGACTACAACGTCTCCTTCATCCAGTTCTGGTTCATCGACGTGCTCGGGGTGCTCAAAAGCTTCCAGATCACGCCGCGGGAACTGGAAAACGCCTTCGAGGAGGGCATGGGCTTCGACGGCTCCTCCATCACCGGATTCACCAAGATCCAGGAATCGGACATGGTGGCCTTTCCCGATCCCACCACCTTCCAACTGGTGGCCTGGCGGCCGTCCGACCGTCCGGTGGCCAGGCTTTTTTGCGACGTGAAAAATCCCGACGGCACGCCGTTCGCGGCCGATTCCCGCTACGTGCTCAAGCGCCTGCTCAAAAAGGCCGCCGACATGGGCTTCACCTACTATGTCGGCCCGGAACTGGAATTCTTCCTGTTCGCCAATTCCTCCCAGCCCCAGATCCTCGACCGCGGCGGCTACTTCGACGCCCCGCCGCGCGACCTGGCCAACGACGTGCGCCGCGACATCAACTTCGCCCTGGAATCCATGGGCGTGGCCGTGGAATACAGCCACCACGAGGTCGCCCCCAGCCAGCACGAGATCGACCTGCGCTACCAGGAAGGCCTGATCATGGCCGACTACGCCCAGACCTACCGGGTGGTGGTCAAGGAGATCGCCCGCAAGCACGGCTGCTACGCCACCTTCATGCCCAAACCCCTTTTCGGCGAGAACGGCTCGGGCATGCACTGCCACCAATCGCTGTTTAGGGGTTCGAAAAACGCCTTCTACGACGCCTCCGACGCCTACCACCTGTCCGGCGAGGCCAAGAGCTACATCGCCGGGCTTCTGCGCCACGCCCCGGAATTCGCGCTTGTCACCAACCAGTGGGTCAATTCCTACAAGCGCCTGGTGCCCGGCTACGAGGCCCCGGTCTACATCGCCTGGGCCCGGCGCAACCGGTCGTCGCTGGTGCGGGTGCCCATGTACAAGCCCGGCAAGGAGGCGGCCACCCGCATCGAGCTGCGCAGCCCCGACCCGGCCTGCAACCTGTACCTGTGCTTCGCGGCCATGCTCGGCGCGGGGCTTAAGGGCATCGAGGAAGGCTACGAACTGGCCCCGCCCATCGAGGAGAACATCTTCAAGATGACCGAGGAGGAGATGGCGGCCAAGGGCATCGCCTCCCTGCCGGGCAGCCTGCGCGAGGCCGTGGACAACCTGGAGAAAAGCGAGCTCATGCGCGAGATCCTGGGCGACCACCTGCACACGGCCCTGCTCGACAACAAGAAGGCCGAGTGGGACGCCTACCGCACCCAGGTCACCGAGTGGGAGATCGAACGCTACCTGCCGATCCTGTAA
- a CDS encoding methyltransferase domain-containing protein, with product MQAGRTTEAETLADDWARRYPDDVFGWSVLGSLRLTRGAARAAEACLARAVALAPNVADLYVNLGLARADCGDDEAALACYEAALARNPACVPALTNRGAALQAAGRTREAVAAYDAALRLDPGHAKAHYNRANAVKELGLFEEALAGYDRAVALVPDYAYALTARGILRAEAGQMRRAEADARAGLLAAPDLPQALDLLARCLLARAADPAEALALIERSLALDGGLEAKRLFVECLHRLPPGQLTGSLARRLARALAEPWDRPERLVPVAARALEHDARLGPALARAVAAWPTSLAAQDLFGPDGPGQCGDNGLLTETLAAGPVCTLPLERFCTLARRCLLEAALAGDRPLEADTAGLRFFAALAEQCRVNEYAFAEGDDEARRAEALAGRLEAALDTGQAVPALTVLAVAAYRPVSGLAGAEALARRPWPAPVAEAVGRWLAEAAEERGYRETMPHLTPIEDEVSLRVRRQYEENPYPRWMRAAPVDEPQPFDAFLSRRFPFSPFVPLGRHDRLDVLVAGCGSGQHALETARRFHGADVLAVDLSLASLAYAKRKSLAIGVANIAFAQADILRLGAIERRFDVIESTGVLHHLHDPLAGWRTLLGLLRPGGCMRLGFYSELARRDMPRLRVMLQIKGYVPTPQSLRQCRQELLNLPDGDPSRRLLVQDFYSTSGCRDLFFHVCEQALGLPAIASFLDENGLSFLGFDIEPETLACYRRRFPGDPAATDLGNWHVFEQERKDTFLEMYQFWIQKRPA from the coding sequence TTGCAGGCCGGACGCACGACCGAGGCCGAGACCCTGGCCGACGACTGGGCCAGGCGGTATCCCGACGACGTCTTCGGCTGGAGCGTGCTCGGCTCCCTGCGCCTGACCCGGGGCGCGGCTCGGGCGGCCGAGGCCTGCCTGGCCCGGGCCGTGGCTCTGGCCCCGAACGTGGCCGACCTGTACGTCAACCTCGGCCTGGCCCGGGCCGATTGCGGCGACGACGAGGCCGCCCTGGCCTGCTACGAGGCCGCCCTGGCCCGAAACCCCGCCTGCGTCCCGGCCCTGACCAACCGGGGGGCCGCCCTGCAGGCCGCCGGCCGGACCCGGGAGGCCGTGGCCGCCTACGACGCCGCCCTGCGCCTGGACCCGGGCCATGCCAAGGCCCACTACAACAGGGCCAACGCCGTCAAGGAACTGGGCCTTTTCGAGGAGGCCCTGGCCGGTTACGACCGGGCCGTGGCCCTGGTGCCGGACTACGCCTACGCCCTGACCGCCCGGGGCATCCTGCGGGCCGAAGCCGGCCAGATGCGCCGGGCCGAAGCCGACGCCCGGGCGGGCCTTCTCGCCGCCCCGGACCTGCCCCAAGCCCTGGACCTGCTGGCCCGCTGCCTGCTGGCCCGCGCGGCCGACCCGGCCGAGGCCCTGGCGCTTATCGAACGCTCCCTGGCCCTGGACGGGGGCCTCGAGGCCAAGCGCCTTTTCGTGGAATGCCTGCACCGGCTGCCGCCCGGCCAACTGACGGGCTCCCTGGCCCGGCGCCTGGCCAGGGCCCTGGCCGAACCCTGGGACCGGCCCGAACGGCTCGTCCCCGTGGCGGCCCGGGCCCTGGAGCACGACGCGCGGCTCGGCCCGGCCCTGGCCCGGGCCGTGGCGGCCTGGCCGACCAGCCTCGCCGCGCAGGACCTTTTCGGGCCGGACGGCCCCGGCCAGTGCGGCGACAACGGGCTTTTGACCGAAACGCTGGCGGCCGGCCCGGTATGCACGCTGCCCCTGGAACGGTTTTGCACCCTGGCCCGCCGCTGTCTCCTGGAAGCGGCCCTGGCCGGGGATCGCCCCTTGGAAGCCGACACCGCCGGGCTGCGCTTTTTCGCCGCCCTGGCCGAGCAGTGCCGGGTCAACGAATACGCCTTCGCCGAGGGGGACGACGAGGCACGGCGGGCCGAGGCCCTGGCCGGCCGGCTGGAGGCCGCCCTGGACACGGGCCAGGCTGTGCCGGCCCTGACCGTCCTGGCCGTGGCCGCCTACCGTCCCGTAAGCGGCCTGGCCGGCGCCGAGGCCCTGGCGCGACGGCCCTGGCCCGCGCCCGTGGCCGAAGCCGTTGGCCGGTGGCTGGCCGAGGCGGCCGAGGAACGCGGCTACCGCGAAACCATGCCGCACCTGACCCCCATCGAGGACGAGGTGTCGCTTCGCGTGCGCCGCCAGTACGAGGAGAACCCGTATCCGCGCTGGATGCGGGCCGCGCCCGTGGACGAGCCCCAGCCCTTCGACGCCTTCCTGTCCCGCCGCTTTCCCTTTTCGCCCTTCGTGCCCCTTGGCCGCCACGACCGCCTGGACGTCCTGGTCGCCGGCTGCGGTTCGGGGCAGCACGCCCTGGAGACGGCCCGGCGCTTCCACGGGGCGGATGTCCTGGCCGTGGACCTGAGCCTGGCCAGCCTGGCCTACGCCAAGCGCAAGAGCCTCGCGATCGGCGTGGCCAACATCGCCTTCGCCCAGGCCGACATCCTGCGCCTTGGCGCCATCGAACGCCGCTTCGACGTCATCGAATCCACGGGCGTGCTGCACCACCTGCACGATCCCTTGGCCGGCTGGCGGACGCTGCTTGGGCTCTTGCGCCCCGGCGGTTGCATGCGGCTGGGATTCTACAGCGAACTGGCCCGGCGCGACATGCCGCGCCTGCGGGTGATGCTCCAGATCAAGGGCTATGTGCCGACGCCGCAGTCCTTGCGGCAGTGTCGCCAGGAACTGCTGAACCTGCCGGACGGCGATCCGTCACGCCGCCTGCTGGTGCAGGATTTCTACAGCACAAGCGGTTGCCGCGACCTCTTTTTCCACGTCTGCGAGCAGGCTCTCGGCTTGCCGGCCATCGCGTCTTTCCTGGATGAAAACGGCTTGTCCTTCCTGGGCTTTGACATCGAGCCGGAGACGCTGGCCTGTTACAGGCGGCGTTTCCCGGGCGATCCGGCGGCAACGGACCTCGGCAACTGGCATGTCTTCGAGCAGGAGCGCAAGGATACGTTCCTGGAAATGTACCAGTTCTGGATACAAAAGCGTCCGGCCTGA
- a CDS encoding FecR domain-containing protein, with protein MIRSLAARCFCLAIVSFVLSPLSALAATAPLGRLIAVQGDVRLRPAGEAGWGEAAPGRDLFPGDSLQTGPASKAAVLCVDESQIKLNENTMLVLKSAAASTRLAGGGLVPAKAAPGQAASLYEVPKGEVWLKNEAERFRFEMATPAMTAAIRGTEFVVRVAADGFSSVALLGGSLTLYNAQGELALAAGEIGSARPGQAPTKQVLVNPENAVQWTLYYPAVADPARLLAAGPDGQGGQAARAALAKAGAGDVAGGYATLRRDFSAAGADAGALCAAAYVALMAGEPVQARQWLAEALARDPGSVPARALAAQIELFENRRQAAAQNADALLAAAPDSPLAQVTGGLTAMAAFELPQAKARFGQALALDPAFVAAAVYLARIELGCDELEAAWRTIRQALATAPDEAVVLATAGFVRLGFRDFAGAESFFQKARERDNALGDAWLGLGYVAFSKGQKGLGLERMLAATLLSPRLSLLQSSLGKALYQNRDFDKALATYDYAARLDPNDPTPHLYKGIALTDLNRPGEAVREINASIAKNGNQAIFRSRLTLDRDLAVRNVDLARSYTLLGLADWAYSKAVTAVKNDPLNPSAHLFMSTAYMATRQRVGASGTELLLYRLLSPANQNTFTVYNDYTPMFEMPYLRLQTVGSAGFWSNGKPVWSASAEAYGGVPGLAGDVYGSWSQDGGMRDKNGDTRSLYGFAQLKWDPSVRDALLAAATSNNTDTGDNTSQNDWYYGNSPHQKQFFDNKNVEAGYVHRFGPQATFIGYAAATSNIWDWKDSTYYYTNESDAPLVESYRQYRRTQQQFLSLQAQQQLVLGGHTLMAGADYFSGELDYLRKSRDFYTYYGQVADDAAHRYHYNPANRSGGVYAMDYWKLAPGLVAELGLGYDAVDSPRYGWPDPIHRELISPRLGLDWQMTEAHTLRLAFQRYLNTHTLFQSVIQPSEVAGFPARLNADDGSTVTELGAGWEAQWDPDTFTVAKLTYHNVVNPQYDPYASGNREVDVTVSRSMATLGVNRILAPYLGLSAFGVAKRLLPTAVTARRYPENDFFEADGVLALNFLHESGLGAGVSGTAVHQYYFDNRYQNVYGERRTETLFGLLNAQLSYQFPGKRGFVSVTGTNLTATRFTYQREAVALDAFYPDRQIVFKLGWYF; from the coding sequence ATGATCCGCAGTCTGGCCGCCCGCTGTTTTTGCCTAGCAATAGTCTCGTTTGTATTGTCCCCACTGTCGGCCCTGGCCGCCACCGCCCCCCTCGGCCGGCTCATCGCCGTCCAGGGCGACGTGCGGCTGCGCCCGGCCGGCGAGGCCGGCTGGGGCGAAGCCGCCCCGGGCCGGGACCTCTTCCCGGGCGACAGCCTGCAAACCGGCCCCGCCTCCAAGGCCGCCGTGCTGTGCGTGGACGAATCGCAAATAAAGCTCAATGAGAACACCATGTTGGTGCTCAAGTCCGCGGCCGCCTCGACGCGCCTGGCCGGCGGCGGCCTGGTGCCGGCCAAGGCCGCGCCCGGCCAGGCGGCCAGCCTCTACGAGGTGCCCAAGGGCGAGGTCTGGCTTAAAAACGAGGCCGAACGCTTCCGTTTCGAAATGGCCACCCCGGCCATGACCGCCGCCATTCGCGGCACGGAATTCGTGGTGCGGGTGGCTGCCGACGGCTTTTCTTCCGTGGCCCTGCTCGGCGGCAGCCTGACGCTTTATAACGCCCAGGGCGAACTGGCCCTGGCCGCCGGGGAGATCGGCTCGGCCCGGCCGGGTCAGGCCCCGACCAAGCAGGTGCTGGTCAATCCCGAAAACGCCGTGCAATGGACGCTCTATTACCCGGCCGTGGCCGACCCGGCCCGGCTGCTGGCCGCCGGGCCGGACGGCCAGGGCGGCCAGGCGGCCAGGGCGGCCCTGGCCAAGGCCGGCGCCGGCGACGTGGCCGGGGGCTACGCCACCTTGCGGCGCGACTTTTCCGCTGCCGGCGCCGATGCCGGGGCGCTGTGCGCCGCCGCCTACGTGGCGCTCATGGCCGGCGAACCGGTGCAAGCCCGCCAGTGGCTGGCCGAGGCCCTGGCCCGCGACCCGGGCTCCGTCCCCGCCCGGGCCCTGGCCGCCCAGATCGAACTCTTCGAGAACCGCCGCCAGGCGGCCGCCCAAAACGCCGACGCCCTGCTGGCCGCCGCCCCGGACTCCCCCCTGGCCCAGGTCACCGGCGGCCTGACCGCCATGGCCGCCTTCGAGCTGCCCCAGGCCAAGGCCCGCTTCGGCCAGGCCCTGGCCCTGGACCCCGCCTTCGTCGCCGCCGCCGTGTACCTGGCCCGCATCGAACTGGGCTGCGACGAACTGGAAGCGGCCTGGCGCACCATCCGGCAGGCCCTGGCCACGGCGCCGGACGAGGCCGTGGTCCTGGCCACGGCCGGCTTCGTGCGCCTGGGGTTTCGCGATTTCGCCGGGGCCGAGTCGTTTTTCCAAAAGGCCCGGGAACGCGACAACGCCCTGGGCGACGCCTGGCTGGGGCTGGGCTACGTGGCCTTCTCCAAGGGCCAGAAGGGGCTGGGCCTCGAACGGATGCTGGCCGCCACGCTGCTCTCGCCGCGCCTGTCCCTGCTCCAGTCCTCGCTTGGCAAGGCGCTCTACCAGAACCGCGATTTCGACAAGGCCCTGGCCACCTACGACTACGCCGCCCGGCTCGACCCCAACGACCCCACGCCCCACCTCTACAAGGGCATCGCGCTCACCGACCTCAACCGGCCGGGCGAGGCGGTACGGGAAATCAACGCCTCCATCGCCAAAAACGGCAACCAGGCCATCTTCCGCTCGCGCCTGACCCTCGACCGCGACCTGGCCGTGCGCAACGTCGACCTGGCCCGTTCCTACACCCTGCTGGGCCTGGCCGACTGGGCCTACTCCAAGGCCGTCACGGCGGTCAAAAACGATCCCCTCAACCCCTCGGCCCACCTGTTCATGAGCACCGCCTACATGGCCACCCGCCAGCGCGTCGGGGCCTCGGGCACGGAACTGCTGCTTTACCGCCTGCTCTCGCCGGCCAACCAGAACACCTTCACCGTTTACAACGACTACACGCCCATGTTCGAGATGCCCTACCTGCGGCTGCAAACCGTGGGCAGCGCGGGGTTTTGGAGCAACGGCAAGCCGGTCTGGTCGGCCTCGGCCGAGGCCTACGGCGGCGTGCCGGGCCTGGCCGGCGACGTCTACGGCTCCTGGTCTCAGGACGGGGGCATGCGGGACAAAAACGGCGACACCCGCTCGCTCTACGGCTTCGCCCAGCTCAAGTGGGACCCGAGCGTGCGCGACGCGCTGCTTGCCGCCGCGACCTCCAACAACACCGACACCGGCGACAACACGAGCCAAAATGACTGGTATTACGGCAACTCGCCCCACCAAAAACAGTTCTTCGACAACAAGAACGTCGAGGCCGGCTACGTCCACCGCTTCGGCCCCCAGGCGACCTTCATCGGCTACGCCGCCGCGACCAGCAACATCTGGGACTGGAAGGACAGCACCTACTATTACACCAATGAGTCCGACGCGCCCCTGGTGGAATCCTACCGCCAGTACCGGCGCACCCAACAGCAGTTCCTGAGCCTGCAGGCCCAGCAGCAGCTCGTCCTCGGCGGCCACACCCTCATGGCCGGCGCCGACTACTTCAGCGGCGAGCTCGACTACCTGCGCAAATCCCGCGACTTCTACACCTACTATGGCCAGGTCGCCGACGACGCCGCCCACCGCTACCACTACAACCCGGCCAACCGCTCCGGCGGCGTCTACGCCATGGACTACTGGAAGCTGGCCCCGGGCCTGGTGGCCGAACTGGGGCTTGGCTACGACGCCGTGGATTCACCGCGCTACGGCTGGCCCGACCCCATCCACCGCGAGCTTATAAGCCCCCGGCTGGGGCTCGACTGGCAGATGACCGAGGCCCACACCCTGCGCCTGGCCTTCCAGCGCTACCTGAACACCCACACCCTGTTCCAGTCCGTGATCCAGCCCTCGGAAGTGGCCGGCTTTCCGGCCCGGCTCAACGCCGACGACGGCTCCACGGTCACGGAACTCGGGGCCGGCTGGGAGGCGCAGTGGGACCCGGACACCTTCACCGTGGCCAAGCTCACCTACCACAACGTCGTCAATCCCCAGTACGACCCCTACGCCAGCGGCAACCGGGAGGTCGACGTGACCGTCAGCCGCTCCATGGCGACGCTGGGCGTCAACCGCATCCTGGCCCCGTACCTGGGGCTTTCGGCCTTCGGCGTGGCCAAGCGGCTCCTGCCCACGGCGGTCACGGCCCGGCGCTACCCGGAAAACGACTTCTTCGAGGCCGACGGCGTGCTGGCGCTCAATTTCCTGCACGAATCGGGGCTCGGCGCCGGGGTGTCCGGCACGGCCGTGCACCAGTACTACTTCGACAACCGCTACCAAAACGTCTACGGCGAGCGGCGCACGGAAACGCTGTTCGGACTGTTGAATGCCCAGCTGTCCTACCAGTTCCCGGGCAAGCGCGGCTTCGTCTCGGTGACCGGCACCAACCTCACGGCCACCCGCTTCACCTACCAGCGCGAGGCCGTGGCCCTGGACGCCTTCTACCCGGACCGGCAGATCGTGTTCAAACTGGGCTGGTACTTCTAG
- a CDS encoding adenylate/guanylate cyclase domain-containing protein, with protein sequence MAEAARRDTVRRWRPRAALLGGLVGGCLWGLLVLAGGTPQGRSLEALALDGAYHLRATGARPADILVVAVDEPSFQEIGLPWPWPRRLHARLLDRLAAAGARAVILDMVFAEPSDPVDDAALAAALDGGAPTVLAAALETVDDPAFTRQVRIDPLPLFAASAAGVGLAVLTPDPDGVVRRFATHQSGLPTLAGTAAGLLSPDGRVPEAAGLIDYPGPPRTLDTVSYAAVIDPDHPLPASRIAGRLVVVGRAMAASAAPLGQADTFPTPFTRQTGQPAFGPEIHAAILATLMHGGPGREPPRGTALAWLGLLLPVCGGGVFCLRPVAAAATAVGLAGGLCGLAAGLFVWRFFWLPPALVSVGLLAAGAAATLYRGLVESREKRFLARAFSRYLSPVVVRDLVRRPERLELGGEEAEVTVLFSDLAGFTSFSETLAPRELIAVLNAWFTPATDSILAAGGTLDKFIGDAVMAFWGAPLAEPRHAAKALEAALTMAGIMETVSAGLSARGLPRLAARFGLHAGLAVVGNVGSRERFNYTILGDTVNLASRLESLNKQYGTTILVSAAVMAAAGEGFPAREVDLVRVKGRAAAVAVFEPLGPPGAPLPAYAAPYAAALADYRARRFEAALAGFAAVDAARGEDGDGPARVLAARCRRYLAAPPPADWDGVFVPGEK encoded by the coding sequence ATGGCCGAGGCGGCGAGGCGGGACACGGTGCGACGATGGCGGCCGAGGGCGGCCCTGCTCGGCGGGCTTGTCGGCGGCTGCCTGTGGGGGCTGCTCGTCCTGGCCGGCGGCACGCCCCAGGGGCGGTCCCTGGAGGCCCTGGCCCTGGACGGCGCCTACCACCTGCGGGCCACGGGCGCGCGCCCGGCGGACATCCTGGTCGTGGCCGTGGACGAGCCCTCCTTCCAGGAGATCGGCCTCCCCTGGCCCTGGCCCAGGCGCCTGCACGCGAGGCTCCTCGACCGCTTGGCCGCCGCCGGCGCCCGGGCCGTGATCCTGGACATGGTCTTCGCCGAGCCAAGCGACCCCGTCGACGACGCGGCCCTGGCCGCCGCCCTGGACGGCGGCGCCCCAACCGTGCTGGCGGCGGCACTCGAAACCGTGGACGACCCGGCCTTTACCCGCCAGGTGCGCATCGATCCCCTGCCCCTTTTCGCCGCATCCGCCGCCGGGGTGGGCCTGGCCGTGCTCACCCCGGACCCGGACGGCGTGGTGCGCCGCTTCGCCACGCACCAATCCGGCCTGCCCACCCTGGCCGGGACGGCGGCCGGGCTGCTGTCCCCGGACGGCCGGGTGCCGGAGGCGGCCGGGCTCATCGACTATCCCGGCCCGCCGCGCACCCTGGACACGGTCTCCTACGCCGCGGTCATCGACCCCGACCATCCCCTGCCCGCCTCCCGCATCGCCGGCCGGCTGGTGGTGGTGGGCCGGGCCATGGCCGCCTCGGCCGCGCCGCTCGGGCAGGCCGACACCTTTCCCACGCCCTTTACCCGCCAGACCGGCCAGCCGGCCTTCGGCCCGGAAATCCACGCCGCCATCCTGGCCACCCTTATGCACGGCGGCCCCGGCCGGGAACCGCCTCGCGGCACGGCCCTGGCCTGGCTGGGCCTGCTGTTGCCGGTGTGCGGGGGGGGTGTCTTTTGCCTGCGGCCGGTTGCCGCCGCCGCCACCGCCGTGGGCCTGGCCGGCGGCCTGTGCGGCCTTGCGGCCGGGCTTTTCGTCTGGCGGTTTTTCTGGCTGCCGCCGGCGCTGGTATCGGTGGGGCTGCTGGCCGCGGGGGCGGCGGCCACCCTCTACCGGGGGCTGGTGGAATCGCGCGAGAAGCGGTTTCTGGCCCGGGCCTTTTCCCGCTACCTCTCGCCCGTGGTGGTGCGCGACCTTGTGCGCCGGCCCGAACGGCTGGAACTGGGCGGCGAGGAGGCCGAGGTCACGGTGCTTTTTTCCGACCTGGCCGGATTTACCAGCTTTTCCGAGACGCTGGCCCCCAGGGAGCTCATCGCCGTTTTAAACGCCTGGTTCACCCCGGCCACGGACAGCATCCTGGCCGCCGGCGGCACCCTCGACAAGTTCATCGGCGACGCGGTCATGGCCTTCTGGGGCGCGCCCCTGGCCGAACCGCGCCACGCGGCCAAGGCCCTGGAAGCCGCCCTGACCATGGCCGGGATCATGGAAACGGTTTCGGCCGGGCTTTCCGCCCGGGGGCTGCCGCGCCTGGCCGCCCGCTTCGGCCTGCACGCCGGCCTGGCCGTGGTCGGCAACGTGGGCTCGCGCGAGCGCTTCAACTACACCATCCTCGGCGACACGGTGAACCTGGCCTCGCGCCTGGAATCCCTCAACAAGCAGTACGGCACCACCATCCTCGTCAGCGCGGCGGTCATGGCGGCGGCCGGGGAGGGCTTTCCGGCCCGGGAGGTCGACCTGGTGCGGGTCAAGGGCCGGGCGGCGGCGGTGGCCGTGTTCGAGCCCCTGGGACCGCCCGGCGCGCCCCTGCCCGCGTATGCCGCGCCCTATGCCGCCGCCCTGGCCGACTACCGGGCACGGCGCTTCGAGGCGGCCCTGGCGGGCTTTGCCGCCGTCGACGCCGCCCGGGGCGAGGACGGCGACGGGCCGGCGCGCGTTTTGGCCGCCCGCTGTCGCCGCTATTTGGCCGCGCCGCCGCCGGCGGACTGGGACGGCGTGTTCGTGCCCGGCGAAAAATGA
- a CDS encoding reprolysin-like metallopeptidase, translated as MAQILSDDTFAQQSGNVLIDSLVYVGLPLWTQETPSSGLTVTYAFMTTPLVPADNEEAIVDFAPLNATQQAAVRLVYATSEPLTGLTFVETPNALTADVSFGTIDITDPGVMAYTMTGATVTRDAGGQVTIDRQDYVYLDNNEYGAVLANPLPGTLGYETILHEIGHTLGLDDTAYTQTLPAVLDNTDFTVMSYNETDTYKSNFSVLDMQTLQYLYADSGTIRSFGVIPVVGWPGVSTSPSLGATLAVG; from the coding sequence ATGGCCCAGATCCTCTCCGACGACACCTTTGCCCAGCAAAGCGGCAACGTGCTCATCGACTCCCTGGTCTATGTCGGATTGCCCCTGTGGACGCAGGAAACACCCTCTTCCGGGCTCACCGTCACCTACGCCTTCATGACCACGCCGCTGGTCCCGGCCGACAACGAGGAAGCCATCGTCGATTTCGCGCCCTTAAACGCCACCCAACAGGCGGCCGTGCGCCTGGTCTACGCCACTTCCGAACCGCTCACCGGCCTCACCTTCGTCGAAACGCCCAATGCGCTGACGGCCGATGTCTCCTTTGGGACGATCGACATCACGGACCCCGGCGTCATGGCCTACACCATGACCGGCGCGACCGTGACCAGGGATGCCGGCGGCCAGGTCACCATCGACCGCCAGGACTACGTCTACCTCGACAACAACGAATACGGCGCCGTGCTGGCCAATCCCCTGCCGGGGACGCTCGGCTACGAGACCATCCTGCACGAGATCGGCCACACCCTGGGCCTCGACGACACGGCCTACACGCAGACCCTGCCGGCCGTCCTGGACAATACGGACTTCACGGTCATGTCCTACAACGAGACCGACACCTACAAGAGCAATTTTTCCGTCCTGGACATGCAGACGCTCCAGTACCTCTACGCCGATTCGGGCACCATCCGCTCCTTCGGCGTCATCCCGGTCGTCGGTTGGCCGGGCGTGTCCACCTCCCCGAGCCTGGGCGCGACCCTGGCCGTGGGCTAA